The genome window TACTAGTTAAAATACCCATCTATTGGCTTATACCTATACTGCCCTTTAATGCTCATGATCTCTTTCTTCCATTATTAAAGTGTGAACATTTGCTTAAGATTCCCACAATAAGATTACATTCAAAGAATGATATGAGGTGTAATGATGCTAATTTTACAGCTGAGTACTTAGAAATTAATGCATTTCCACTATGGTTATAATTTTAGATCATTGAACAGTTCAACAAATTATATGGACAAGAGTTTCCTTACTGGTGCTACTTTTGCAGTTGAATACTTAGAAATTGATTCCTTTCCACCATAGTTGCAATTTTAAATCATTTTACAGTAAACAACTTGtatgattttctaaaattgtcatttctaAATGCAGATGACTGCTGGATCGGTGATGCTTACTGATATTCTGTACTGGACTGTCATTTTCCCATTTCTTACTATCAAAGATTACGACTTGAGTTTTGTAAGTGATTGCTCTTTTATATAACTCCTCTGGTTCCTCAGGATCTTTTGTGATTTCCTACTACTGCTTGTGAAGttaaatatttgtaaattatatGTTATAAGTTTTCTTTAGAAGTTACAAAGACTTGTAGTGATTAAGCCCTTTCTTGTGCAGctgtaaatatattatttctcaTATCACAATTATATCTCCAACAATGTTTTCTTTTGGCTAGTTGACAGTGGTTGCACATACACTTAATGGTATCCTGCTTCTCGGCGATATAGCAATGAATTGCTTGGTAAATTGCTACTTCTGatcattttttttggttgttataacaatttaatttgtatctCACTTGTTTCATAGATCATTTATGAACTATTTTGAAATCTCCTGCCAGCAATTCCCTTGGTTCCGGATTGCTTACTTTCTCATATGGACTGGTATTTATGTCATTTTCCAATGGAGTGTTCATGCCTGTGTATCAACTTGGTAATATTTTATTCCCATTTGAATTGAAAAGAAGAATATACTTCACAGTTCTTATGTGTAACTCATTCTTACAGGTGGCCATACCCATTTCTTGACTTGTCCTTAACATCTGCTCCCTTGTGGTATGTTGTTTTGCATTAGGTTTTCTATGACAACTAGTTTTAGGCAAAATAACAAAAGCAACTTTTTGATCTTATGATTATTTCATGAGTTATATTTTTCTACAAGAGTTTGTTAATTCCTTTCAAGAAACAAAGAGAAATGTATACGCTGTGCTGGATCAGCTATGAACTGTCCTGTATTTGGCATGTCCAGTCTTCTCCTTGTTTTACGTTTTCTTTCTTTCCATTTGCTCAAAGTTTATTCTTAAATAACCCATTGACTGCTATTGCCCCTTTGTAATTATTGATTGACAGGTATTTGGTGGTCGCATTAATGCATATCCCCTGCTATGGGGTAGTTGTACTTCTTGTTAAACTCAAAAGAAGTATATTGTCAAAATGGTCCCCTCAATCTTCCCTCAGATGAGATGTTAAACCCAAGCAGGTGTTGTTTCATAGCAAAGTGTTTGGTGCTTTATTCTAAAAACCTTTCATAAGTTAAGAAAGAGTTAATTCAGACACTGTTTTTTGAGTTGCAGGATGATGCTGAATTTCAGTGTCAACATTGTACAAGAGTTTTGAGGGATTTTGTCCACATTTCAGCATCAAACAAGTTCCAcatttggtttcaaaaaaaaaaaagttccacATTTTATAGGAGTCTGCATAAACCAACCTTTTGAAGTTTTGGTTTACAATGGCAGAGTTGTCCACTTGTGTTcgcctttaaaattttttttttcttgaaatgtAATTTAATTCCTTGATAAGTTTACACACTGTAAAATTAGAGTGTCATAGCTCATTGTGTGTGTTTTGCTTCTAAATGAATAGATTATGATACTTTAGTCTATTAAAATGAATACGGAGTAGATGTTCGtttctttttgaaaaccaaaactAAGGTAGTATTATTAAATCAAACAAGCGGTCTAAGTAAAGACATAATACAATTTGGGAAGTTGCCTTCTAAAATAGAGAACCAGATTGAGAGCTTGCCACCCGCTTATGTGTGGGCAATTAAGTTTATTGATCTCTTGCAACTCTTGCTAATGTGTGGACTATCAATTTCACTGATCTCCAATgaagtaataaataaaagagtctAATAAGCTATCAATAATGCCAAAAcactgattgatgaagatataTTTATACCATCTTAACCAAATTTTGTATGCTAATGAGTACATGTTTGTTTGATTAGTGCATTATTagtgaaaatatatttataccatTTTAACCAAATTTTGTATGATGAGGTGTGATTTATAccatttatcattattttttaaaaatgggaAGAATGGAAATATTGAGTAGAaagtattgaaaattttaatattcattggttttgttttttgtttttttgtttgtttgtttgtttgtttttttttttttccttttgtataGGTCAACACTCACAACAGTCAAAAGTAACCGTTGAGGAGGGGATTATCTATATCTAGAAGCAGCATCgtccaatatatatacatatacacggATTGACAGACTGAGGAGAAATATTTTCTGCGCACTCCCTCTCTATCTTCTCATTGTGACAACTCTAGGAAAGTAAGCATggaggaattgaagaaaatcattGAAGAATTAGTTGATGGCGTGAAACATATACTGAGTATGATGGAGGTAGAGGCTAGTGCAAAGATGAATAGCTTGGAAGCCAAAGTGGAAAAAGCCACGAAGAGAATGAACGAGGCAATGTTGCGAGAACTGGAGGTTCATGAACCCTTCCCTTGCTTCGACGGCTCGGACCCTAGAGGATGGATCATCAAGTGCTTGAGGTTTTTCCGGATCTACTCCTGTTTCACTGAGCATCAGAAGGTGGTTTACGCCACGCAGCATTTCGAGGGCAAGGCGGAGGTTTGGATTCAGCAGTTGATGAAGGGGGAGGGGAAGGAGAATCTGGAATGGCGAGGCTTTGTGAAGGCGATTCTCTGCAGATTTGACGACGGAGACTTGTTGAGGATTTCAGAAATTTGAGACAGACAAGCACCGTCAGAAAATATACGGAAGAATTCGAAGCACTGTGTGGTCTGGTGATCTTCGTGCTTGAAGAAGAAGGTTCAATAGATAAGTATCTCATGCAGTGTTTCATTTCTGGTCTCAGAGCAGAATTTAGGGCAACGCTGAGAATGTTCAACCCCTCTGATCTTCAGGAAGCCTTCAGGATTGCCAAACTTCATGAGACCAACGTACAGGACTTAGCCAAAATCCTATACCCATAAACCTTCCCCAAAATGTTccttattttatgatttttttttaccatctACCCTATCCAATATCCCTCCATCTACCaaataatattctttttctagtattattattattatttctttatcCCTTTTATTTTCAACTCATTCGTATTTTCATTGCTTCCAACCTACCTATACATGGTTCTAAACATCAATCCTCCTGTGAATGGAATTTATAAGCACGTAAGGCTGCATTAATCAAAGCAGGAACTAAAAAATTCAGCAGCTCAAAATATcaagcattttattaaaatcatcgtgctctgaaaaatattttagttcAAATTGATTTGAATCCATTACCTAAAGGATTTGGGAACCTTTCTGTGGATTGGATGGATAAATTTATGCTGTGAGAAGGAACCAAAAGCAAGTAAGTCAatgtcaaaactcaaaactaTCTTCCTCTCATCCATGTATTGCTGTGAATGGTTGGTCTGTCTGCTCTGTATTTAACTCTAGGCTTTCCAAATTGCAATCACGGGGAAGTATACATATTATTTCATGTAAGTGCTGGAGCACTGATCTTTGACCTGAGATTCTGTGCTACAGCGTCAATAAACTCTTCAGTGTTTAGGTACAACTCCCTTGATACCCTGCACAAAGAAACATTATGCACTTTGAGGGCTGATccagaaacttttttttttttttttttttttcgcgtTTCAACTAGAATTAATATTATCCCTGTAAGTGTAAGCAGTTCCTGACAGTGCCTAACCAATTACTGTAACAGTGCGGTGCTACTTACTTGGGTCCATGAATCAACAGTGCAAGATCCTTGGTCATCTTCCCCGACTCTACTGTCTCAATGCAAGCAGCCTCTAGTTTCTGAACAAATTCCATTAAATTCTTGTTCTCATCAAGTTCAGCCCTGTACAAGACCCACAAAAAGCAAATTAATGAAATAAGCATTAACAGGACAATAGCTACTAGCTAGTAAGTGCATACGATCCTACTCCAAACTTTCACTAACTAGTGAAATGCCCAAATTTATTACCAAAAAAGAACTCTTAATGAACAGTTTTTGGCCTCAAATACAAGTAATGAGACTGCTATCTAATTTTGACTTGGTTTTTGAGGGGATACCTATGTCCTAGTCCTCTGCTCCATGCAAAAATGGATGCAATACTATTTGTGCTGGTTTCTTGTCCCTTCTGATGCAACCGAAAGTGACGAGTTACAGTTCCATGAGCCGCTTCAGCTTCTAAAGTCTTGCCATCAGAGGATAACTGCAAAGAACGCTACACATATTGCTCTAGGAATCCAACAGATACATTCCATAACAGGGAAGGATGTAATGATGAGAAATCACTAACCAAAACAGAAGTCATAAGGCCCAGAGAACCGAATCCTGCATAGAAAAGTGAAAGAATCAACTTCATTTGGAGTAGTTTGATCCTATTAATATATCTCATATCAAGGGAATTGCAACAAGCATTCACTCAAAaaactataatgaaattatgcTAATCAGGCTCGAAATACTTCACCTTGAGCAAGTAAATCACTCTGCACATCTCCATCATAATTTTTGCATGCCCAAACATAGCCACCATCACTTTTTACTGCATAAGCTACCATGTCATCTATCAAGCGGTGCTCATACCTAAATGTCAGCCACATCATTCTGAAGATCAATATAAGATATCTAAGAATTTAAATCTGAAGCATAGCTTACTAGGACTGTAAACTAACCATATTGAGTGCTCATCGAACTTTGCTTTCCACTTCTCCTGATATACCTCTTCAAAGATGTCCTTGAACCTGGTGCAAATAGAAAACAAAGTACTAGTATCAGTTTCTTGGTTGACAAAAACTGGATATTCATAAAATATTATCCAAAAATGAGAATTTTGTTCATTTCTTGAAACAGAAATTTACCCCATCCCCAAGGGCAAGATTAAATCTGAAGTTACCTTCCATcatatttcttcaaaattgtattttttgtgcTCAAGTAAAGGGGCCATTTCTTTGAAAATGCCAATGCCATTGATGATTCAGCAAATGCATGAATTGACTGACAAATTGCaccatcaagaaaaaaaaaaaaaaaaaaaggaaagggaaaaatgAATTCAGCAGGAAAGAGCACTAAATAATACTTTGAAGACATGTCAAGCTACAAGACCACATACCTGATCAACATTATACATAGCAAGGGCAACACCAGGGCCTTTGAAATCATAGACATCAAGTTCCTCCGGGGCTCCCCCATTTTCAGGCTCTGGTAATGAACaataatgaagaagaaaaaggctCAAGTACATCTTAGTAAACTTCCTCCGTAAGTACTATACTAGCAGTATAAAATGGAGTTAGCTCACCAAAAACCATTTTGAGCTTTCCTGCTCCTTTAATAATAGTATCAGTGGCACGATATTGATCACCAAAAGCATGCCTACCAATACAAATGGGTTTCTTCCAACCTGCAAGACTGAGAGCTAAGCTATAGCCTATAAAGGTATTGTAACATCTGCAAATTATACTCAAAGCTGGAAAACACAACATTACCAGGAATAATTCTTGGAATATTTTTACATAGGATAGGCTCACGGAAAACAGTACCTGAAGGAAGGTAATTAACTTacaattataaacaaatattaaaagcGCAAGATGAAAGGAAAAATAACTGCCATTGTGAATGCTTGCATAGAAACCCTTTGTCTAGCAAGATCCTAAAGTTCTTTGTCTCCCTAGGCCAGAAAACCATTGAGGTGTATGCACCTGATAAGCATCATCAGAGGTTATTTGTTTGGTAGGTTTTGTATCTAACAATTCTAACATGACACTCAATTGAAAACCTCAGATTATGACATTCTCATAAACTCTGCAATAGCCACTTTCAAGCAATGCATAAGTGCATAACATTCCATAGAAGCCTTCCCAACAAGTGCTGCAGAATTGCAGCCACATCTTAGCTGTTCCTAGTATGAAATTATCATTAGGTTTTGTTTACTTGAACTATGTCTTGGTGGGGAGATGTCCACTTATCCAAGCTTGATGGAATATAAGATATCACAAGCTAAATTGGTTTGAAATTAAGATTTAAAACATCATAGAAAATCTTACAAATGCATCAATAGTTTCCTATTGCAAAATGTGGAACATTAGAGACTGCACATTTACCATTCAAAATGTTTCTTATTGTGCCATTGGGACTCTTCCACATAGACTTCAGTCCGAATTCCTTGACTCTGGTCTCATCTGAAACAACAAATGTGCATTGACATGGAtggaaaatatttctttagttGCAAGTTTATAATGAACTTCTTGCAACAGAATGTCGCGTAATCTACACAATAAAGCCTCAAAATCAGATCTACAAGGACAGagataaaatttattaactatttGAACTTTTTATTGGCAAATTTCAGTGATATAGACCAGTTACTTCCCCCTTTCCTTTTCATACTTTGAATAGTATAGCTGAAAACAAAGAAAGCATGAAATGGATGCAGAGAACTGACCTGGAGTAATTGTAGCACATTTAATAGCAACATTATACCTGCATTATACGTAGGACAATGATCAAATTCTATGAAACATGTAATTTTTTGTAAAGCAGATTTCATGTTTTGTAGAATTATTCAGGTACATCTTCGTCTGATTAGTGCATAGTATCTTGAGCATCTTCTGGTTTAAATTCCTTGGATGAATTAAAGAGAAGTGTTTAATGATGACAATAACAACAGCAATCCTCCAGAGCATTTGCACCACTAAAAGTACACTGACCACAAAATTTTTTCAGGGAAACAATTGCATTTCAGCTCCAGAGCATGGATCAGACTTACTTAAGAGTAGCTTCAGCACTTTCTATAGTGACTTTGTCATCAGTGGCATCACGGTTCAGTACTCCCAAATCATAATACTTTATATCTAATTCTAGATGGGGAAATATCAACTGCAAGGAAATACAACATCCAAAAGGCAATGAATCAAACGAGAGAAAAacaaatttatgcaaaaaagaactAGAATACTGCAATTCAGCATAAGATTTGAAAAGAGAATGAATAACCATACCTTTTCTTTAATCATCGTCCATATTACTCTCGTCATTTCATCACCTACCGCCattcaataaaaacaaaatgaagaCACTAATATTACTACTACTATCtgtataaaatacaaaatttgaagtGTAGTTGTATAGAAAACTTACCGTCCATTTCAACGATAGGATTTTGAACTCTAATTTTATCCTTGGTTTCAGCTGGAGCGGTACCAGAGGCTGTGGAAGCGAAGCAGCGAATGCTAGCATTTGGTAGGCGTGTCGGGAAAGAGAGACGATTCCTGAAGAACACTTCCTTGAACAGCTTCGGACTAGAAGTGATTGCCAACCTAGGGCTTTTCCGTGCTAGAGAAGACGAAGATGACGAGAGAGCAGAGCTAGCTCGGGCCATGGCGCGTCGGAAAGCGATCATAATACTATAGTATAATTGCAGTTCGGCTGCCGGATTTATAGAAATGTTTCTTAGCCAATCCGGTAACTCTCTTCTCCGTTGATTGTCTGTGACTCACTGGACGTCTGGACCTTTCCGATTTACAGGCCCAAAGTAAATGGGCCGCTACACTGGCCTGCTGAGTTTAGGCCTTCATGTTACGtttgacaaattattctgtgaactggatctaaaatatacaatttactgaatattcacaatttacaaattaaatgctcacaattaaaattgtgaatattcattatataaattgtgtatttttaaccCAGATACACCTAGCAAGGTAGATTCAAGTGCGTGGTATAATTGTTAGGCAGATTgttatgggcaaattattgcatggaccagggtccacacagctgtgtggaccaaaaataaaaagtacattatttttgtattgaaggtacattatttttgtattgtaggtacattatttgataatatatatcaaataatgtactttcagtacaaaaataatgtaccctaaaataatgtactttttatttttggtcgacacagttgtgtggaccatggtccatgcaataatgattgattgtTATGCTAGTTGATAAgtataatattacaaatttactgACAATTCCAATTAAAAGCATTTCTTGATTGTTTTGTGAAGCACAAAGAGGAGAGAGACTGATCCTCCATGGAATTTGCAAGAAAAGGACTATCTTCCTTCTCATctttgtgagcataaatataatatgtgcagtccaactatcagcttagacttttagttgagatggagcaaaAGATCATGAGATCCACCGCACACATTGAGGGGGCGTGAAGATCATGGGATCCACCGCACACattgagggggcgtgtgagcaCGTGTTGCGCTTGGaatccaccgcacacgttgagggagcgtgtgagcataaatataatatgtgcagtccaactattgagatggaacacatgctttaattatCTTCTATCTCAATCTTTTTGCAAAGAAGCTACTAGAGAGTTTCCACAaagaattcaaatatttttacttGTAAAAGCATAGAAATTAATGTAATTAAATGGTGGTAATGTAAAGCAATTATATTAACCATGATAATGTCAGAAATGATCCATTATTTGAACAACAGTTGATCCCAAGAAAACCTAAAGAGTTACTCTAGAAAGCTAAGCAATTCTAGGGGCAACTTTTTGGCTTCCCTTAAGGTAACACAAAGTGTATCAAGAACAATGCAATCTTCCATGGGTTCATTCACTATGACAGTGACTTCCATACAACAGCAAAGAAAGATGTAAATGAAGTCTATTCTTCATCGGCAACAACACTGATCTGACCCTTCTCGAGCATGTCATAGAATTCTTTTGTTCTCCTCTGGCTgttccagtggtgcattttccaGAAGCCACCAGCTACGAGTCCAAGGCTAAAACCAATAACAAGCTCCTTGACAACACTTGGACCCTTGTACACCAAATGTGCAACATGACCACCCGCCATTCTTCTGAGGGTTACAAAATGGAACTTGTTAAAAAATAACGACATGCAATTTTGAATAACATTGAAGTTCTAAGCATTCAGAACAGCATCATTAAAACAGTAAAATTACTCACCAATAGCAACAGCGTACAAACATGAAACATGTCACCACAAGACTATATTACTCTATAATAGAAAGTGATGCATATATTGCTCTATGATAGAAAGTGAAGATTATATTActctataatataatagagaGTGATGCATATATTACTCTATAATAGAAAGTGATGCATATATTACTCTATAATAGAAAGTGATGCATATATTACTCTATAATATTATGTGATCCATATATTGTTCCATAATATCAAGCATGAGCTATTGAAGTAGTATGAACCAAAAATCTGTTATGGATAGCCCATTACCAATGGATGTGGGAAAAAAATGACACTTGTTATCAATTAAACAGAGAATTGCCAACACAAAATTTGGATGTCTCATCACTACAAAACATAGGGCAATCTGAACAAAGATCCTAAAAGCACATCCCATTATGCAATCAGTCGGAAGAGATCCGATCTTTAATCTAACCCAATTAATTGTTCAGCCTATTACACGtaaattaacaaaaacaaaggCAATTCGAGCAAATCCAAGTATATCTTCATCCTAAATATGTTATCAAGCTAACACAATCCCCCCAGCACTAATCTAGCAGCTTAGCATCGATTAAGGCGAAGTCGTAAGAAGAAAATAGGAAGTCAAACAAATCCAATATTCAGACATACAACCCTAATTTTTTCGCCTGTATTCAAGTATCACCATTAGTTTTTATGCTcagttaaataaaaaacaaaacagaaacgTGAGATTCAAAGCAAGGGATCCGGGATTGACTTACGAGCAGAAGCACCACAAAGCTgagacgagagagagagagatccgCTTGAGAAGGTAAAGGCGATTTCGTCTCTGGCTGCGGTCGTTGATCACTTCATATCCCGAAGACAAGGAAACTGTAAAATAGGACTGCCAATGTGGGCTCAAAAATGGTACtcacattttggtttatttgggCTTCGTACAATTCATTTTATATTTGGGCTATAAGTAGGGGCTGATGTTTAGCCCAAATGAAACATGGACATGGGCTGTTAGGTTTTgataatttcatttaaaaaaaaaaagttattgaaCGCATTATTTAAGCAAAAGAATAGAGACAAAAAAATgagcaaattattctgtggaccccGGTCCACATTGTAAGGTAAACTCGGAtctaaaatatacattttacgtattgaatgttcacaacttATATACTGAATGTCACAAccaaatattcacaatttgttgacaattcaaattgtaaacattcaataaTGGAACTTGTAATCTTCCACCATATCTATTAGAAAAAACAATGTTGACATCTTGCTTACATTTTGAATATTGTAGAAAATTTCTCTTAGCCCCAGATACGAATTTCGACTTTAGGAAACTTCGTGGTGAACAAATTAAAGTAGAACACGAGAACGAAAGGGAAAATTCCAAAgcaattttgttgttttttcaCTTTATCTTTTCATTTTGCTTGAATATTGCTGCAAGAATTTGCGTGCGCCATTTTGCGCCCACATGGCCACATTCCTCACGGTTTGCGCAAATATGATATTGAGGATTCCAGGATTTTACCTGAATTGATTTAACAGTAGATATAACAATTATAAGGTTTGAACTACTTTATTATGGACAATTGTTTTATAAGGCGTTCTTCACCCATCATACTCCAAAAACATAAGattctataaattattatagGATGCATCATGtcacataaaattatattatattgaattttattgcacatacaaatttaaatttgaaccgactattaataatgaaaatacGACAATATTTCGACCATACTCAAAATGGTCACATATGGATGGTAGCTTGATTCCAGTATTGCTGGGACCGGAAAGCGGACAAAAGTCGTAGCAGAAATGTCGAACAGTACAGAGTACAGACGTACAATGACGGATTCCCAGAAGCCTGGGTAGGATCTTCTTGAGCCGGTCGTATCTGTTATCTGTTAATCCCTCAACTTGAAAACCTGACTATATATACCGCGGATAAGGTATATCTGTTGCCACATAACACCGCCACTGGGAGAAAACAAAGTTAAACATGAAAATACCTGTGGTTTATGTTGGCTGACAATAAATGCATCAACCCAAGAAGAAAACTCCCGTACGCATTTGAACATCTGAACAAGGACAATCAACCACTACACTAATTCATGATCATTCATTTTGCCTGACGACTGAAACCTACAACCACTTAATTAATGATATGTACCGATTATACCATACATCGTGACACAAGTCTAAGTTGTCTATAGTTGAGAAACATGTAATTTTGTGATTTAATTTGCTAGTTATGATTAATAAAGCATATCAAACATGCCCCAGTTATTGGAGTCAGTCCAACAACATTAGCTTCCACGAAATTTTTGTTTGTCTTGAATAATAATGGAGAATTCAAAGAATTAGTTATGTATGGCTTTCATATATACAGGAAGCACAGCCCTACTCAAATAGCTCCGCCTATCACAATCCCACCCACTGCCTTGGCTTACTTTAACTTCTGGGGAAGTATCCAACTCACTTCGTTGATAACTTCAATTCGTAAAAGGAAAACAGAATTACTACGGGGGTTCTGCTCCCATTTCCGATTGACAAATGTAACATAATTGTGGTATGATTGTAACTATTAGCAATTGATGATTAAAGCTTACTACAAGCTTAGTAACACGCAAATTCCTTAAGTTAAAATTGATTGGgacattttttttctccatttcaTAGTGATGGATATCTTGAGTGGGGCACCTAGCATGGAGCACCCCGTAACTATAGCCCACTGACCGACCGCCTTTACTAGTGGATGGACCGAGATCGGTTGTCCACCAGCCCGCTTAGCGTAGGCAATCTGGTCGCGGTGCCCGATTCTCACTTAGAGGCGACGAAGTGAGATTCACTGAGGATCTTGTTCAGATTTGGCAAGATACTTTCTTAATCTGGGCAGCTTTTTATGGCAATGAATAGTCCACATAAAGATTTGTATTAACCTGGCAAGAAAAGCATATTTTTCAAATAGTGAAaatttttccattttgaacACATCTATCATCCTCTGAGATCAGTtccttatttatatatgtagttAGCATCCTTTTATCGTCTGTCACCCCTGTCCTGTCCATCAGCCATGGAGCTACCCACATCGAAAATTGAACCTTCTTTCTCTTTGCCGGTAGATTCAGAGTACAAGGCCACCGAGTTTCGGCCATTTTCAATATCTTCACCCCACATGCGAGCTTTCCACCTTGCATGGCTCTCCCTTTTCTCTTGCTACTTCTCCACTTTCTCCATCCCTCCACTCATGGAAGTCATCCGAGCCGACCTCAACCTCTCCGACACCGACGTCGGCCGTGCCAATATAGCGTCCTTAGCCGGCTCCATCTTCTCCCGCTTCGCCATGGGCACCGCATGCGACCTGGTGGGCCCGCGTATCGCCTCCGCCACACTCTCCCTCCTCACCGCGCCCGCAGTGTTCTCCATGTGCCTAGTCTCCTCGCCGCTCGCCTTCATCCTCATTCGCTTTCTCATCGGCTTTTGTCTCGCTAACTTCGTGGCTAATCAGTTCTGGATGAGCTCCATGTTCTCCGGCTGCGTTGTCGGCGTCGCCAACGGCTACGCCGCCGGCTGGGCCAATGTTGGCGCCGGCTTCACGCAGCTTGTCATGCCGCTATTGTATTCTCTCATCATAAGTTTCAATTTTGCGTCGTCTTCAGCTTGGCGCATAGCGTTTGTGTTTCCGGCCATATTTCAAGTAATCACCGCAATAATGATCTTAGTTTACGGGCAGGACTTGCCCAACGGTTACTATAAACGCAGGAAAACCGACAAACGGGACGAGAATGTTTTCGGCATTCTCTTCAACGGACTGAAGAATTACAGAGGGTGGATACTTGGATTGGCGTACGGGTTTTCTTTTGGAGTTGAATTAACGACCGACAACATTATAGCACAGTACTTCTACGAAAGGTTTGGGGTGAACGTTGAGACGGCAGGGGTGATTGCGGCGTGTTTCGGGCTGACCAATTGTATATCGCGGCCCGGAGGAGGGGTGATTTCTGACGTAATGGGGAAGAGGTTTGGTATGAGAGGGCGGCTTTGGAGCCTGTGGGTGGTTCAAACGGTGGCCGGATTGTTCTGCGTGTTGCTCGGCCGTGTCAACACAATCTTCG of Ipomoea triloba cultivar NCNSP0323 chromosome 3, ASM357664v1 contains these proteins:
- the LOC116013623 gene encoding high affinity nitrate transporter 2.7 isoform X2; the protein is MELPTSKIEPSFSLPVDSEYKATEFRPFSISSPHMRAFHLAWLSLFSCYFSTFSIPPLMEVIRADLNLSDTDVGRANIASLAGSIFSRFAMGTACDLVGPRIASATLSLLTAPAVFSMCLVSSPLAFILIRFLIGFCLANFVANQFWMSSMFSGCVVGVANGYAAGWANVGAGFTQLVMPLLYSLIISFNFASSSAWRIAFVFPAIFQVITAIMILVYGQDLPNGYYKRRKTDKRDENVFGILFNGLKNYRGWILGLAYGFSFGVELTTDNIIAQYFYERFGVNVETAGVIAACFGLTNCISRPGGGVISDVMGKRFGMRGRLWSLWVVQTVAGLFCVLLGRVNTIFESILVMCCFSLFVQAASGLIFGVVPFVSKRYITRTMPLKL
- the LOC116013622 gene encoding isocitrate dehydrogenase [NADP]-like, which produces MIAFRRAMARASSALSSSSSSLARKSPRLAITSSPKLFKEVFFRNRLSFPTRLPNASIRCFASTASGTAPAETKDKIRVQNPIVEMDGDEMTRVIWTMIKEKLIFPHLELDIKYYDLGVLNRDATDDKVTIESAEATLKYNVAIKCATITPDETRVKEFGLKSMWKSPNGTIRNILNGTVFREPILCKNIPRIIPGWKKPICIGRHAFGDQYRATDTIIKGAGKLKMVFEPENGGAPEELDVYDFKGPGVALAMYNVDQSIHAFAESSMALAFSKKWPLYLSTKNTILKKYDGRFKDIFEEVYQEKWKAKFDEHSIWYEHRLIDDMVAYAVKSDGGYVWACKNYDGDVQSDLLAQGFGSLGLMTSVLLSSDGKTLEAEAAHGTVTRHFRLHQKGQETSTNSIASIFAWSRGLGHRAELDENKNLMEFVQKLEAACIETVESGKMTKDLALLIHGPKVSRELYLNTEEFIDAVAQNLRSKISAPALT
- the LOC116013623 gene encoding high affinity nitrate transporter 2.7 isoform X1, whose translation is MELPTSKIEPSFSLPVDSEYKATEFRPFSISSPHMRAFHLAWLSLFSCYFSTFSIPPLMEVIRADLNLSDTDVGRANIASLAGSIFSRFAMGTACDLVGPRIASATLSLLTAPAVFSMCLVSSPLAFILIRFLIGFCLANFVANQFWMSSMFSGCVVGVANGYAAGWANVGAGFTQLVMPLLYSLIISFNFASSSAWRIAFVFPAIFQVITAIMILVYGQDLPNGYYKRRKTDKRDENVFGILFNGLKNYRGWILGLAYGFSFGVELTTDNIIAQYFYERFGVNVETAGVIAACFGLTNCISRPGGGVISDVMGKRFGMRGRLWSLWVVQTVAGLFCVLLGRVNTIFESILVMCCFSLFVQAASGLIFGVVPFVSKRSLGVISGITGCGATIGAEVTQLLLFSGTTNLPTQAGISIMGLMMLVCTLPLTLIYFPRWGGMFCGPSLPPEDEDYSLLE